A part of Quatrionicoccus australiensis genomic DNA contains:
- a CDS encoding (2Fe-2S) ferredoxin domain-containing protein codes for MSYFEHHVFICTNQRDAGEQCCNSIGGSEMFTYAKDRIGQLKKNGPGNIRINKAGCLGRCDQGPVMVVYPQETWYSFIDQSDVDEIIDEHLLHGRIVERLKI; via the coding sequence ATGAGCTATTTCGAACACCACGTCTTCATCTGCACCAACCAGCGCGACGCCGGCGAACAGTGCTGCAACAGCATTGGCGGCTCGGAAATGTTCACCTACGCCAAGGACCGCATCGGCCAGCTGAAAAAGAACGGCCCGGGCAATATCCGCATCAACAAGGCCGGCTGCCTCGGGCGCTGCGACCAGGGTCCGGTCATGGTCGTCTATCCGCAGGAAACCTGGTATTCCTTCATCGACCAAAGCGATGTCGATGAAATCATCGACGAACACCTGCTGCATGGCCGCATCGTCGAACGCCTGAAGATCTGA